From Streptomyces qinzhouensis, one genomic window encodes:
- a CDS encoding ABC transporter substrate-binding protein, with translation MKPRTRVCVVRRLVAAALAGTLLAGCGTAANDGDAAGEKGEATDIRVAPIAPARTVTDGKGVRVTTAKPPERVICLVALCDDMLVELGLAPVATNSSLLAHPRFLGKARAARVPRIPGGFLSPETEAVLSHRPDLVIGLADTHGRLAPALKGATVFWPVQPDDWRDSIRYLRELAALTGRTEQGERAERRFREKLARAEKDPSERTGLIVFGSDENFGVATPGTDVTAGLFPKLAHYPWKSRGAQGSYSLEEILAREVDVLFVETLSFGGAQDGTLSRKLAKNPLWSRIPAVRAGRVYEVDAEVWAKGRGTRSLGIVIDEATAKLR, from the coding sequence CCTGGCGGGCACCCTGCTGGCGGGGTGCGGCACCGCCGCGAACGACGGCGACGCGGCGGGGGAGAAGGGCGAGGCGACGGACATCCGGGTGGCTCCCATCGCCCCCGCGCGGACCGTCACCGACGGCAAGGGGGTACGCGTCACCACCGCGAAGCCGCCCGAACGCGTCATCTGCCTGGTCGCGCTCTGCGACGACATGCTCGTCGAACTGGGCCTGGCGCCCGTCGCCACCAACTCGAGCCTTCTCGCCCACCCCCGCTTCCTCGGCAAGGCGAGGGCGGCACGCGTCCCGCGGATCCCCGGCGGCTTCCTCAGCCCGGAGACCGAAGCCGTACTCTCCCACCGGCCCGATCTGGTGATCGGCCTCGCCGACACCCACGGCAGACTCGCGCCCGCGCTCAAGGGCGCCACCGTCTTCTGGCCCGTCCAGCCGGACGACTGGCGGGACAGCATCCGCTATCTGCGCGAGCTGGCCGCGCTCACCGGCCGTACCGAACAGGGCGAGCGGGCCGAACGGCGGTTCCGGGAGAAGCTCGCCCGCGCGGAGAAGGACCCCAGCGAGCGGACCGGGCTGATCGTCTTCGGCAGCGACGAGAACTTCGGCGTCGCCACCCCCGGCACCGACGTCACCGCCGGACTCTTCCCCAAGCTCGCGCACTATCCGTGGAAGAGCCGCGGCGCACAGGGCAGTTACAGCCTGGAGGAGATCCTCGCCCGCGAGGTCGATGTGCTGTTCGTCGAAACGCTCTCCTTCGGCGGCGCCCAGGACGGCACGCTGTCACGGAAACTGGCGAAGAACCCGCTGTGGTCCAGGATCCCGGCCGTCCGTGCGGGCCGGGTGTACGAGGTCGACGCCGAGGTCTGGGCCAAGGGCCGCGGCACCCGCTCGCTGGGCATCGTGATCGACGAGGCCACGGCGAAGCTGCGGTGA
- a CDS encoding FecCD family ABC transporter permease: protein MSGRTVLAAGVLTAAVCGGLALGTPPVPPAEFAEAFVVTELRLPRLVLALIAGACLGAAGLVLQEALRNPLAVPELLGVSSGAALAVAGPLVLAVSVPLAVQPFLAIGGAAAGGALTLLAAGAARGPSAVLLCGAAVAAGLQSALLVLMVLADQLDLQLIHRYLLGSLSARTWDDVTELTPWLVAAVPALVLCAPVLSVLRLGDDDARALGVRVHRARTAALAVAVVLIAPVVAVCGPVAWVGFLAPQLARRLAPGKDAVGWLPWSAVWGALIVAWADLPARLALAPVETPVGAWTALLGVPAGVLLLKRPPGRARSKARLPGTDGVPGTGGARYGPDGIPRSRRGGAG from the coding sequence GTGAGCGGGCGCACCGTCCTCGCGGCGGGCGTCCTGACGGCGGCGGTGTGCGGCGGGCTCGCCCTCGGCACACCGCCGGTGCCGCCGGCCGAGTTCGCCGAAGCGTTCGTGGTGACCGAACTCCGGCTGCCCCGGCTGGTCCTGGCCCTGATCGCCGGCGCCTGCCTGGGCGCCGCCGGGCTGGTACTCCAGGAGGCGCTGCGCAATCCGCTGGCCGTCCCGGAACTCCTCGGGGTCTCCTCCGGGGCCGCCCTGGCGGTCGCCGGGCCGCTCGTCCTCGCCGTCTCCGTACCCCTGGCGGTCCAGCCCTTCCTCGCGATCGGCGGCGCGGCGGCGGGCGGCGCGCTCACCCTGCTCGCCGCCGGGGCCGCCCGCGGCCCGTCCGCCGTCCTGCTGTGCGGCGCGGCCGTCGCCGCCGGGCTCCAGTCGGCGCTGCTGGTCCTGATGGTCCTGGCCGACCAGCTCGACCTCCAGCTGATCCACCGCTATCTCCTCGGCAGCCTCTCCGCCCGTACCTGGGACGATGTCACCGAACTGACGCCGTGGCTGGTGGCGGCCGTCCCGGCGCTGGTGCTGTGCGCCCCGGTGCTGTCGGTGCTGCGGCTCGGCGACGACGACGCCCGTGCTCTCGGCGTCCGGGTCCACCGGGCCCGTACGGCCGCGCTCGCCGTCGCGGTCGTCCTGATCGCCCCCGTGGTCGCCGTCTGCGGCCCGGTGGCCTGGGTCGGTTTCCTCGCCCCGCAGCTGGCGCGCAGGCTGGCACCCGGGAAGGACGCCGTCGGATGGCTGCCCTGGTCCGCGGTCTGGGGCGCCCTCATCGTGGCCTGGGCGGACCTGCCCGCCCGGCTCGCCCTGGCCCCCGTCGAGACCCCGGTCGGCGCCTGGACCGCGCTGCTGGGGGTGCCCGCGGGCGTACTCCTGCTCAAACGGCCGCCGGGGCGGGCCCGTTCGAAGGCGCGGCTGCCCGGGACGGACGGGGTGCCCGGGACGGGCGGGGCGCGGTACGGACCGGACGGAATCCCCCGGAGCCGCCGCGGAGGTGCCGGATGA
- the amiA gene encoding streptamidine family RiPP, which translates to MDQHKVFAPIADPAQLAHLSASHCNALVENPFDDAAVADVEADAGE; encoded by the coding sequence GTGGACCAGCACAAGGTGTTCGCCCCGATCGCCGACCCGGCCCAGCTCGCCCATCTGTCGGCCAGCCACTGCAACGCGCTCGTCGAGAACCCGTTCGACGACGCGGCCGTCGCGGACGTCGAGGCCGACGCCGGCGAGTGA
- a CDS encoding FecCD family ABC transporter permease, whose protein sequence is MRRLLPLCALVLAAGCAGMIAGRALGPAGVWEVLHGGGSPLDRHIVLELRLPRTLVALTAGACLGVAGIVLQSALANPLAGPEVTGVAPGAVLGAVLASGAGLAGWRSPGAVVVAAVVGGFAGAGLLWLLAGRERADPLGAAVYGVLVSAVLSGATAMVLLAAPGELGSVVQWLVGSTEGRVMDHWNLLWPWALCWLLAAWALAAPLTLLRCGDDEAAARGLSTGRLRLAALGCAVALTAGAVATVGALGFVGLLVPHLAFALYGADLRTALPGAALTGAAVVGGADAAAQALSRLLTDVLDADRLSVPTGALTTCAGAALLLIVARRIREEETSA, encoded by the coding sequence ATGAGACGGCTGCTGCCGCTCTGCGCCCTGGTACTGGCCGCCGGCTGCGCCGGAATGATCGCCGGGCGGGCCCTCGGACCGGCCGGGGTATGGGAGGTGCTGCACGGCGGCGGCTCCCCCCTCGACCGCCATATCGTGCTCGAACTGCGGCTGCCCCGGACCCTGGTGGCGCTCACCGCGGGCGCCTGCCTCGGCGTCGCGGGCATCGTCCTCCAGTCCGCGCTGGCCAATCCGCTCGCCGGACCCGAGGTCACCGGCGTCGCCCCGGGCGCCGTCCTGGGGGCGGTCCTCGCCTCGGGCGCCGGGCTCGCCGGCTGGCGCTCACCGGGGGCCGTGGTCGTCGCGGCCGTCGTCGGCGGATTCGCCGGTGCCGGGCTGCTCTGGCTGCTCGCCGGGCGGGAACGCGCCGATCCCCTCGGCGCCGCCGTCTACGGGGTCCTGGTCTCCGCCGTCCTGTCCGGCGCGACCGCCATGGTCCTCCTCGCCGCCCCCGGGGAGCTGGGCAGCGTTGTGCAATGGCTGGTCGGCTCCACCGAGGGCCGGGTCATGGACCACTGGAACCTGCTGTGGCCCTGGGCGCTGTGCTGGCTGCTCGCCGCCTGGGCCCTGGCGGCGCCGCTGACCCTGCTGCGCTGCGGCGACGACGAGGCCGCGGCCCGCGGACTGTCCACCGGCCGGCTCCGGCTCGCCGCACTGGGCTGTGCGGTCGCCCTGACCGCCGGCGCGGTGGCCACCGTCGGCGCCCTCGGCTTCGTCGGACTGCTCGTCCCGCATCTGGCGTTCGCGCTGTACGGCGCCGACCTGCGCACGGCCCTGCCGGGCGCGGCGCTCACCGGCGCCGCGGTGGTCGGCGGCGCGGACGCCGCCGCCCAGGCGCTGTCCAGGCTGCTGACCGACGTCCTGGACGCCGACCGGCTGAGCGTTCCGACCGGGGCGCTGACCACCTGCGCGGGCGCGGCACTGCTGCTGATCGTGGCCCGCCGTATCCGTGAGGAGGAGACATCGGCATGA